A stretch of DNA from Thermus antranikianii DSM 12462:
CTAGATGCAAAACCCCCAGCCAAAACAGAAAAACCCCCGTGCCCCAGGGAAGCACCAGAAGGGTTACCCACTGGAAGCGGTAGGAGCCCCACCATAGGGGAAAGCGGAGGGAACTTCTGTTCAGGAGCTCTCCTCCCAGAAAGAAAGCTCCTAGGGGAGGTAGGAATGCGAGGGCTGCCTTGGGACCCTTCTCGATCCAGGACCAGAGAAAGCCCATAAGCATGATGAGGAGCGTGAGGAAGGGTACCCTATGCCGGCGCCTGGTTAAGAGGGATTTATAAGGAGTAGGGGCCCAAAAGAGGATGGCGTAGGCGAGGAGGGGAGGGAAGAGGGCCGAGAGGTAGAACAAACAGGCCGACATGGAGGTTAGTTTACGGGGTGACTCCCTGCGGTTTAAGAGTTTTGTAAGTCGATGGTCCTACCATAAGGGTTAACGAGAGGTGGTATCCCTCTCTCGGCCAGGGTTTCGGGCAACGCCTGGTGCGTGGGTTCGGAGCCCAGTTTTGGGAACAGGAGGTGACGGTCAATGGTGGCTCGGGTTCTTCTTGGGGTCTTGATGGCAGGTATGCTGGTGCTCGCGGGTTGTGGAAGGCAAGCAGCGGTACCTCCTCCTCGCAACTACTTTTCCGAATTTTTCCAGCAGGCGAGCATCCCGGTGAATGCTGTAACGGTAAACGTTCAGCTTCCCACTAGCCTTCAGCTTGCGGTCACCAGCGGCCTTAAACCGACTCCCGTGCAAACCCTGAGTGCGGGTTCCTATTTGGTGGGAAGCCCTGAGGGCTTCTACTCGGTTGCAAAGGCTTACAGCGTGCCCAAGAACGACGAAGATCCCATCCTTCTGCTGGGGGCGGCCCTTATCAAGCCGGGAGACAGGCAGGTGGCCATTGATGTAGAGAGCACGGCCATCCACATGGTTGCTTACTGGGACTGGATAGACTGGGTGATGCTTGGTCTTCCCTCCCTAGAGGCGGCCGAAAACCTGGTGCGGCAGCACCCCCGTTACGGTGAGCTGGTAGGCAGGATACGAGATGCGTTGCTACGTAACCAAAGCCCCTATGAGGACGAGGAAATCATTTCCCTTAGTGCTGAGATCGCAGGTGATCTTGTCGCTGACCGGATTGTCAGCCTGCCGAACACAGTAGAGCCTCAGACCCAGCATCGAGCGCTTCCAACCCTCAGCTTTGTTGGGAGCGGCCTCGAGGTGACCAATAACACTGCCATCACATGGGCTGTAGGCTGGATGGATTATAATGAAGAACGCATTCTCTTCTCGAGGGCCGAGATTCTCCCTGAGGCAGATTTGTCTTTACGGTGGCTTACGGGTCCTTCCAAAAAGGTGTTGGGCCTCTCTGGTTCTCCAGGAGATAGATACCTGCTATGCCTGGTGCCTTCAGCGCCTGGGGGCTGGGCTCCAACCAACGGGAATTTCCCCCTCCAGGATCTCCTGCATGTCCTAAACGGTGAAGCCACCAGGAGGGGGTGGGTTGAGGCTGGGCTTCTGGCGGCGGGGTTTATTCCAGGGGTGGGTGTAGTTGCGGACTTTGCGGATGCAGCCCTGGACCAGGATGTGGTGTCGATGTTAGCTGCAACTGCCAACGCTGGAGTGGAGGTTTACTTACACGATGTAGATAGAAGTATACAAGAAACTCAAGACAAGCTAAACCTCCATAGGATAAAGCTCCAGGCCGCAAGAGATGCTCTGGATAAAATACGTGCGGAACTCGGCGACCCAAACCTGAGAAAGAGTGAGGATGCCCAGTGGAAGAAGCTTGCGGATAAGTATAAGGCTCAATTGATAGAATTGCAGGAAACTTACAAGAAAATGGGCAAACTTTCTGGCAGCCTCTTTAACCAAGATGGAAGCGTAAACAAAAGATATTACTCATTAGTCGGTGAGCCTGTGCTAAAGTGGGAAGCAGGAAGCTTGCGTAGGCAGATTGTTCTTGAGGAATGGGCGGCACAGCGGATTGAGCAGAAATTAGGAAGACTCAAGGGCATCAAGTCTTTCGGGCGCTTCTTGGTGGTGCCTTCAGTTTTCGATGCCCTGGCTTTTGTCTACGACGTCGTGGCCTACAGCAACCTCTATGCTTGCTACGAGGTGCGGACAAATTCCCGCGGCATCCGCTACACCTTGGGTCCTAACATGGAGGTCACACCCGCCCAAATCTCCAATGGTAAGAAGGATGAAACTTATGTCTTCCGCATCAAGGTTCTGCACCTGATAGAGCAGACGGCCAACTTCTCCCTAAGCTGGAATTTCGGTGATGGCGCCACGGGAAGCCGGAATGTTAGTGCTGGGCGTAGTCCTCATGAGGAAAGCATTTCCCACGCTTACAAGGATTCTGGTGCCTACGGGCTAACCATTCAGCTCACTGCAGGGGCAAACAAGGTTAGCCAGGTGATTCCCATTTACATTGAGATGCCCGAGCAAAGCAACGATTACAACCTGAACATCTGCAATGTCTGGCGGGCTGCCAACAGCGGGGGTTACGGGATTACCCGGGACGATTGGGATATCAGTGCCATTCCCGATGGGGCTGTATTCGACATCGCCTTTGACACATACTCCATACCCGACCGCATCTTTGTGGAGTACCCCGTGGGTACACAGGTACTCGATACGGGTTGGCGGGGTGATAGTTGGTACAACGGCGATCCCAAGTACCCTGGGGGCATCTCTGGGCCGGGCATGGGGCAGTTTGACAACATCTTCCGCAAGATAGCGGGACAGGACACCTTTAGGGTGATAGTGGTGGGGCCTGATACGGGTACTGCCTGGGACTACCGCATTCGTTGCCGTACGGGCACGTCTTCTCAGTCTCTGGGTCCAGCCGAGGTATCCCCTGATCCCGAGGTCCAGCGCCTCTTCCGCCCCAATCCCGAGCGCTAGCGGGCTTTAGCCCCGCAACGCCTCAGCCCTCCACCCCTTGGGGTGGTGGGGGGTTGGGTTTTCTCCGCCCCCTTGAGGGGCGATGGGGAGGTTCAAACGTCGGCATTCCTCTCCACGGGCCCACAGGTGCACGGGGAGGCTAGGGAGTGGGTCCAGGTAAACCCAAGACAAATCCCCGGGCGTTTCCCGGGGGTTCTTGGTGGGCGCGAGTGGACTTGAACCACCGACCCCTACCGTGTCAAGGTAGTGCTCTGGCCACCTGAGCTACGCGCCCATGCTTTGGAGGCGCCGGCCGGATTCGAACCGGCGAATGGAGGTTTTGCAGACCTCTGCCTTACCACTTGGCTACGGCGCCAAGCCGTAAGGTATGGTAGCACGCGGGGAAAAGGCCTGTCAAGAAAGGCCATTCTCATGAGTAAAGTGCTATGATGCCAGAGAATGGCTGAGGTTTTTGTTCGCCTGCGCAGAGGAAGGTGGCCTCTTTCCAAGGGGCTTCTGGTGGAGGCGCTTTTGCCCTTGGGGGTGCCCCTCGAGGCCGCCCAAGCCGTGGCCCACACCGTGGAGGAGAGGTTGAAGGCGGAGGGGCAGCTGGCCGTGCCCCCTCGGGTCTTGCGCCGGGTTTTCTTGGAGGAGGTGGCCCGGGCCCTGGGGGAGGAGGTGGCGGATAGGCTTTCCAGGCAGACCCTTCCCTTTGAGGAGATCCTGGTGCTCCAGGGGAGGAAGCGCCGTCCCTTTTCCAAAGGGCTTCTGGCGAGGAGCCTCGAGGAGGCGGGTTTTTCCTTGAAGGAAGCCCACGACCTGGCCAAGGAAGTGGAAGGGTATCTCAGGCAGGAAGGGGTCAGGCAGATCTCCGCCCGCCGCTTGGAAGAGGTGGTGGCCCAGGTGGTGGGCCGGGCCCTGGGCAAGGGGGCTCGCAGGCGCTACCTCCAGCGCCAGGCCTTCGCCGGGGAGCTTTTCGTGGAGGAGGAAAGCGGCGAACCTCGGATGCCTTTCTCCAAAGGTATCCTGGCCCAGTCCCTGATGGGCATTGGCTTTTCCCCCGAGCGGGCATACGGGCTTGCCCGGGAGATGGAAAGGGCCCTGCGCCAGGAGGGGCGGAGGGTAATTCGGCGGAATGAGCTTCGGGAAAGGGTGTACCAGGCCCTTCTAAAGGAGGCGGGGGAGGAGGTGGCCAGGCGGTACCTGCTCCTTAGAAGCCTGAGGCGAAGCGCCCGCCCGGTGCACATCCTCATCGGTGGGGTGACTGGGGTGGGAAAGAGCGTGCTGGCCTCGGCCCTGGCCTACCGCTTGGGCATCACCCACATCGTCCCCTCCGATGCCGTGCGGGAGGTCTTCCGGGCCTCCCTTTCCCAGGATCTCCTTCCCACCTTGCACCTTTCCACCTTTGAGGCCTGGAAAGCCCTTCTGCCGGACCTGAGCGGGGAGGAAAGCCATGAGGTGCGGGTGATGCGGGGCTTTTTGGACCAGGTGGCCCGGGTGGCGGTGGGCTTGCGGGCTATTCAGGAGCGAAGCGCCCTCGAGGGGACCTCCATCGTTCTGGAAGGGGTTCACGTGGTCCCCCGTTACCTGGACCATCCTTACCGGGAGCGGGTCCTCACTGTACCCATGCTGGTGGTGCTTCAGGACGAGAAGCTTCACCGGGACCGCTTTCTCCTTAGGGACCGGGAGACGGCCCACGCCCGGCCGCAGGAGAAATATCTCACCCATTTCGCCGAAATCCGCCTCATCCAGGAGCACCTCCTCCGCTGGGCCCAGGAGGAGGGGATCCCCGTCATCCCTGGCGAGGATCTGGATGAGGCGGTGGAGAAGGCCTTGGAGGTCCTGGTGGCCTACCTCGAGGCCCATAGCTCCCGGGAGGTGGCCCGTGCTTGAGGTGCTGGGGTTTTTGCTCCTCCTCTTCCTGGCCTTCCGCTGGCAGAACCGCCTTCCCCTCTGGGCCTTGGGGATCTGGGTTAATCTCATCTGGTTTATGTATCAAAACGAACTGGGCTCGGGGTGGCTGGCCTACCTAAAGGGCCTTGGTGCAGGAATCTTCCTGGCGGCGGGTTACGGCAGGCCGGGCTTGGTCTGGGCCCTCACCCCTTGGCCCCTCCTCCTCTACTTGCGCCTGGATGTTCGGGAACTCCTCCTTTACCTACCCTCCCTGGGGGAGGGGATGCTCCTTGGAACCCTCCTCTACCTGGCGGGCTTTCGCAAGCGGTAGACCAGGTAGGGAAGGCCTATCCCCAGGGCACCTCCTGTGAGGAAGGGGATGGGGTGGCCGAAGAGGAGCTGAAGGAGGAAGAGCAAGGCGAAAAGCCCCACAAAGAAGGGCACAAGAAAGGGCTTCTCCCCATAGGCGACGCCCATGGTGCCCACGAAGAGGCCCACGGCCAGGGCCATTCCCTCCTGGTTGGGGCGTAGGAAGAGGAAGTAGGTGTAGGCGGCCACACCCAGGAAAGCCAGGCTTTGGGATAGGCGGTTAGGGTTCATCAGGTCCAGTTAAAGCGTTTGACCAGCACCTGGGAAAGGGCCAGGGCCACCCCGCCCCAGGCCACCTGGGGCTCCTGCCCCAAAAAGCCCATAACCGCGGAGAAGACCCCCGCCAGGAGGAAGAAGGGGACATACCTCGGGTTTACGGTGAGGCCCAGGACGAAGGCCACCAGGAACCCCGCTATCCCGGGGGGAAGGGTGGCTCCCAGGACCATAAAGAAAAGCATGAGGGCGATGGTGATGGCCCCTGCCAGGTAGTAGGCTCCGGGGAAGGGCTCCTTGGGCCTTTTGGGGGTGCTCTTGGCCTCGGACATGGCCCAAGCTTATCACAATAGCCCCGCGGCCTCGGCCACCGCCTCGAGGTTCGCTGGCACCGGGGGTAGAAGCTTGGCCACTTTTTCCGCCGTGGCCGGGTCCTTGAGGCCGTGGCCCGTGAGGGTGAGGACCACGGTGCTTCCCGGATCCAACCGGTCCTCCCTGAGGAGCTTCCACACCCCGGCCATGGCGGCGGCGGAGGCGGGCTCGCAGAAGATCCCTTCCTCCTGGGCCAGGTAGCGGTAGGCGAGGAGGATTTCCTCGTCTGTCACCGCCTCTATCGTCCCGCCGGATTCCTCCTTGGCCCGCATGGCTCCTTGCCAGCTGGCCGGGTTGCCGATGCGGATAGCGGTGGCCAGGGTTTCCGGCTTCTCCACAGGCCGCCCCAGGACTAAGGGGGCAGCGCCCGCCGCCTGGAAGCCCAGCATCCGGGGGAGGCGGCTCGTCTTGCCCAGGGCGTGGTATTCCTTGTAGCCCATCCAGTGGGCGGTGATATTGCCGGCGTTGCCCACGGGCAGGGCGTGGTAGTGGGGGGCATCCCCCAGCTCGTCCACCACCTCGAAGGCCAGGGTCTTCTGGCCTTCCAGGCGGTAGGGGTTCAAGGAGTTCACCAAGGCCACGGGATAGGCCTCGGTGAGGGCCTTGGTAAGGGCCAAGGCCTGGTCAAAGTTGCCTTCGATTTGGATAATCCGCGCTCCATGGACCAGGCTCTGGGCCACCTTGCCCAGGGCCACGTAGCCCGCGGGCAGGATGACGATGGCCCTTATCCCCGCACGAGCGGCGTAGGCGGCGGCGCTGGCGGCGGTGTTTCCCGTGCTGGCAGCCGCCACCGCCTTCGCCCCTTCCTCCACCGCCTTGGAAACCGCCAGGGTCATGCCCCGGTCCTTGAAGCTTCCCGTGGGGTTCAGCCCCTCGAACTTGGCATAGAGGCGTATGCCCCGTCTTTGGGCTTCCTCAGGGCCTTTTAAGGGTATCAAGGGGGTGGAGCCCTCCAAAAGGGAGATCACGGGCGTGTTGAGGGACACGGGAAGGTGGGCCCGGTACCGTTCGATGAGGGGAAGCCGCATGGGGATATGTTTCCCCCTAGGGGGCTAAGCCGTCAAGGGTTCCGGAAAGCCTTGCTCACGGGGTGGAGAAGGTCCAGGAAGGGCACGCCCTTATTCTACCCCGGGGAAGGGGGTTCCCTCTTCCGTGGGAGGCTTTGGGGCCGGGGCGGGCAGGTGGCCCAGGTGGCCGGAGAGGAAGCGAAAGAGGTCGGCGAGGAGGCCGCTGGCCGTGGCCCCGCCCCCGGCTCCCGGTCCCGTCACGAAGACCTCGCCCAGGGGCCTTGCCCGCACCCACAGGATGTTGCCCTGGGCCCGGGCCAAGGGGTGGTCCTGCGGCAGGCGCCTGGGGGCCACCGCCGCGCGCCAGCGCCCACCCTCCCCGTAGAGGCTTGCTACCAGGCGTACTTTTTCCCCTTGGGCTTGGGCGGTTTGGAGGATTTCCGGGGTGAGGCGGGTAATGCCCTGGGTTTTCACCTCCGGGAAGGGGAAAGCAGGGTCCACCAGAAGCCTGGCCAAAAGGGTGAGCTTGTGGGCGGCGTCTATGCCCTCCACGTCCAGGGTGGGATCCGCCTCGGCGTAGCCCAGACGCTGGGCCTCGAGGAGGGCTTCCTCATAGGTCCGCCCCTTTTCCATCTCCTGGAGGATGTAGAGGGTGGTGCCGTTCAGGATCCCGTGGAGCTCTACAAGCTGGCTTCCCCTGAGGGTTTCCAAAAAGGATAGGGCCGGGGTGCCGGCCATGACGCTGGCCTCGTGATAGATGAGCCCTTCCTCAGCGAAGGGGCGCAGGGCCTCCCAGGCCTCCGCCAGAAGGGCCTTGTTGGCGGTGATGAGAGGGATACCCGCTTCCAGGGCCGGGCGGACCAAGCTGAGGGGGGCTTCCACCCCACCCATGGCTTCCACCACCACGTCCGCCTGCAGGAGGTCCATGGGTTCGGTGTGCAGGAGTTCGTCGGGGATGGGCCTGGGCTTGGTCCTATCCCGCACCAGTACCCCCAGAAACCGAGGGGAGAAGCCCAGGGCATGGAAGTCCTCGAGGCGCTCCTGGACCAGGGTGTAAAAGGCGCTACCCACGGTGCCTCCGCCCAGGAGGGCGATCTTCACCTCTTCCATGCCGGGGATTATACCGGCTTCCCCTCGGCCTTTGCCCTACAGTGAAGCCGTGGAGGCCCGCCCGCTTCTAGAGGAAGCCCTTCGGGAGCGGGGGCTTCTTTACGCCTGGGCGCCCCTGGCCATACCGGAGGAGGCGGAGGGCCGCTTCCGGCGCTTCCTGGCCGAGGGACGGCACGGGGGAATGGCCTATCTGGAACGAGGCGTGGAGGCTCGTTTCCACCTGGAGCACCGCTTTCCCTGGGCGCGAAGCGCCCTGGTGGTCTTCGCCCCCTACGCCTACCCTGACCCCGGGGTGCCCAAAGGGGGAATCCGGGTGGGCCGGGTGGCCCGTTACGCCTGGGTCCGGGACTACCATCTGGTTCTGGGGGAGGAGGTCAGGGCCCTCGAGGGCCTGGCCCGAAGCCTGGGCGTAGAGGCCAAGGGGTACGTGGACCACGGGCCTATCCCCGAGCGAACCCTGGCCGCCCTTACTGGGATAGGCTGGATTGGGAAAAGCGGCATGTTTCTTTCCCAGGGGTTTGGGGTGCACGCCTTCATCGGCGTTCTTCTCACCTCTTTGGAGGTGGAGGCACCTTTCCCGCATCCAGGCCGCTGCGGCCGCTGCACCCGTTGCCTGGTTTCCTGCCCCACAGGGGCCCTTTTAGGGGACGGCACCCTGGATGCCCGGGTTTGCGTGAGCTACCTTACCGTGGAGCATAAGGGCTTCATTCCCCCGGCCCTCTGGCCGGGAATGGGGGAATGGCTTTTGGGGTGCGACCTCTGTCAAGAGGTCTGTCCCTGGGAGCGGTTTGGCAAGGTGTGGCGAGGTTTTCGACCGGAGCCCGAGCTGGCCCATCCCAACCTGGAGGAGTTCTTCCGCCTCTCGGGAAGAGCCTTTCAGCGGAAGTTTGGGGATACCGCCTTCGCCCGTCCAGGGAGGGCCCGCATGGCCCGGAATGCCCTCATCGTCCTGAGCAACCTGGGCTTGGGGGAGGATCTCCTGCGGGAGGCAGCCCAGGATCCCCATCCCTTGGTGCGCCGCACGGCCCTCCATGCCCTTTTTCGGGCTGGCTTGGGGATTGAGGGGTTTCTAAGGGATCCCGATGAGGGGATTCGGGCCGAGGCCTCAGTCCTCCTTGGGGAAGCGCCCGGTGCGGTAGACCCTTTCCAGGACGGGGGGAAGTCCCCAGGCCCTGAGGTCAAAGATGAGGGGGCCTAGGTCGTAGGGCACCTTGAGGAAGCGGACCTCGAGGGTTTCCGTGTCCAGGATCATGGCGTCGGCCCCGGGCTCCCCGCTTAGGCTTAGGCCTACGCTTCCTGGATCGGCTACAAGACCCATGCCCACCCGGCGGGAAAGGGGTAGGTGCCGTCCTCCCAGGAGGAGGACCGCGGCGCTGTACCGTTCCAGAAGCGGCACAAGCTGGTTGGCCGGGCCCAGGAGGTCCAGGTGGCTTTCGGGGTTACCAGGGGTGCCGTGGAAGGCCACCAGGCGTTTTCCTTCATAAGTTTTGCGGTGGGAAAGACGCAAGAAGCGCAAGTAGTTTAGCTCCTTTTCCGAAAGTTGGGACCGAGTCCATTCCAGGGTGGCCTTGC
This window harbors:
- a CDS encoding PKD domain-containing protein; this encodes MLVLAGCGRQAAVPPPRNYFSEFFQQASIPVNAVTVNVQLPTSLQLAVTSGLKPTPVQTLSAGSYLVGSPEGFYSVAKAYSVPKNDEDPILLLGAALIKPGDRQVAIDVESTAIHMVAYWDWIDWVMLGLPSLEAAENLVRQHPRYGELVGRIRDALLRNQSPYEDEEIISLSAEIAGDLVADRIVSLPNTVEPQTQHRALPTLSFVGSGLEVTNNTAITWAVGWMDYNEERILFSRAEILPEADLSLRWLTGPSKKVLGLSGSPGDRYLLCLVPSAPGGWAPTNGNFPLQDLLHVLNGEATRRGWVEAGLLAAGFIPGVGVVADFADAALDQDVVSMLAATANAGVEVYLHDVDRSIQETQDKLNLHRIKLQAARDALDKIRAELGDPNLRKSEDAQWKKLADKYKAQLIELQETYKKMGKLSGSLFNQDGSVNKRYYSLVGEPVLKWEAGSLRRQIVLEEWAAQRIEQKLGRLKGIKSFGRFLVVPSVFDALAFVYDVVAYSNLYACYEVRTNSRGIRYTLGPNMEVTPAQISNGKKDETYVFRIKVLHLIEQTANFSLSWNFGDGATGSRNVSAGRSPHEESISHAYKDSGAYGLTIQLTAGANKVSQVIPIYIEMPEQSNDYNLNICNVWRAANSGGYGITRDDWDISAIPDGAVFDIAFDTYSIPDRIFVEYPVGTQVLDTGWRGDSWYNGDPKYPGGISGPGMGQFDNIFRKIAGQDTFRVIVVGPDTGTAWDYRIRCRTGTSSQSLGPAEVSPDPEVQRLFRPNPER
- a CDS encoding ATP cone domain-containing protein; amino-acid sequence: MAEVFVRLRRGRWPLSKGLLVEALLPLGVPLEAAQAVAHTVEERLKAEGQLAVPPRVLRRVFLEEVARALGEEVADRLSRQTLPFEEILVLQGRKRRPFSKGLLARSLEEAGFSLKEAHDLAKEVEGYLRQEGVRQISARRLEEVVAQVVGRALGKGARRRYLQRQAFAGELFVEEESGEPRMPFSKGILAQSLMGIGFSPERAYGLAREMERALRQEGRRVIRRNELRERVYQALLKEAGEEVARRYLLLRSLRRSARPVHILIGGVTGVGKSVLASALAYRLGITHIVPSDAVREVFRASLSQDLLPTLHLSTFEAWKALLPDLSGEESHEVRVMRGFLDQVARVAVGLRAIQERSALEGTSIVLEGVHVVPRYLDHPYRERVLTVPMLVVLQDEKLHRDRFLLRDRETAHARPQEKYLTHFAEIRLIQEHLLRWAQEEGIPVIPGEDLDEAVEKALEVLVAYLEAHSSREVARA
- the thrC gene encoding threonine synthase; protein product: MRLPLIERYRAHLPVSLNTPVISLLEGSTPLIPLKGPEEAQRRGIRLYAKFEGLNPTGSFKDRGMTLAVSKAVEEGAKAVAAASTGNTAASAAAYAARAGIRAIVILPAGYVALGKVAQSLVHGARIIQIEGNFDQALALTKALTEAYPVALVNSLNPYRLEGQKTLAFEVVDELGDAPHYHALPVGNAGNITAHWMGYKEYHALGKTSRLPRMLGFQAAGAAPLVLGRPVEKPETLATAIRIGNPASWQGAMRAKEESGGTIEAVTDEEILLAYRYLAQEEGIFCEPASAAAMAGVWKLLREDRLDPGSTVVLTLTGHGLKDPATAEKVAKLLPPVPANLEAVAEAAGLL
- a CDS encoding homoserine dehydrogenase, whose amino-acid sequence is MEEVKIALLGGGTVGSAFYTLVQERLEDFHALGFSPRFLGVLVRDRTKPRPIPDELLHTEPMDLLQADVVVEAMGGVEAPLSLVRPALEAGIPLITANKALLAEAWEALRPFAEEGLIYHEASVMAGTPALSFLETLRGSQLVELHGILNGTTLYILQEMEKGRTYEEALLEAQRLGYAEADPTLDVEGIDAAHKLTLLARLLVDPAFPFPEVKTQGITRLTPEILQTAQAQGEKVRLVASLYGEGGRWRAAVAPRRLPQDHPLARAQGNILWVRARPLGEVFVTGPGAGGGATASGLLADLFRFLSGHLGHLPAPAPKPPTEEGTPFPGVE
- the queG gene encoding tRNA epoxyqueuosine(34) reductase QueG, whose amino-acid sequence is MEARPLLEEALRERGLLYAWAPLAIPEEAEGRFRRFLAEGRHGGMAYLERGVEARFHLEHRFPWARSALVVFAPYAYPDPGVPKGGIRVGRVARYAWVRDYHLVLGEEVRALEGLARSLGVEAKGYVDHGPIPERTLAALTGIGWIGKSGMFLSQGFGVHAFIGVLLTSLEVEAPFPHPGRCGRCTRCLVSCPTGALLGDGTLDARVCVSYLTVEHKGFIPPALWPGMGEWLLGCDLCQEVCPWERFGKVWRGFRPEPELAHPNLEEFFRLSGRAFQRKFGDTAFARPGRARMARNALIVLSNLGLGEDLLREAAQDPHPLVRRTALHALFRAGLGIEGFLRDPDEGIRAEASVLLGEAPGAVDPFQDGGKSPGPEVKDEGA
- a CDS encoding metallophosphoesterase family protein, whose protein sequence is MRLGVLSDIHANLPALEAALEALRDEGVDEVLVLGDLVGYGPHPKQVIRRLLKEGLPAIAGAWDLRVAYPLPGTLPEGVGKATLEWTRSQLSEKELNYLRFLRLSHRKTYEGKRLVAFHGTPGNPESHLDLLGPANQLVPLLERYSAAVLLLGGRHLPLSRRVGMGLVADPGSVGLSLSGEPGADAMILDTETLEVRFLKVPYDLGPLIFDLRAWGLPPVLERVYRTGRFPKED